Part of the Bradyrhizobium sp. AZCC 1721 genome, ACAAGCACGCCTGACGCGAATGTCAGCGGCGTCGCCGCAAACGGCTATTAGCCGCGACCGCTTCGCGAAGGCACGAGCCGATGCCTGAAGAACGCCAGGATTTCGTCGCGGGCGGCGATCGTCGGCTGGCCGGCCTCGTCGATCAGGTGCGCGGTGACGACGCTGTGCGGGGTCGTCACGTGACGCGCGAAGAACGGCGCAAGATCGGTATTCGCCGCGCTATCCGGCAGCACCCGCCCGATGAATCTGTCGCCGAGCGCTTCCACATAGGCCGCGAAGCGTTGCTCCATGCAGAACTTGTCGCCTGCGAAGCGATAGGCCATCACCGTAAGATCTTCCCGCTCCATCCGTTCGCGAACGGCCCTGACTTCGTCCGGGGCGATTTCGATGCCTGCCGGATCGTTCAGCGGCAGCGACGGCTGCGAAAGCACCGGCGCCAGCATCGACGGTTCGAGCATCATGGTCAGCGCAAAGTTTCCCGTAAAGCACATGCCAATGGCGCCGACGCCGGGACCGCCGCACTCGCCATGCGCCAAACGCGCCAGCGACCGCAGCCACTTTGTCACCGGGCTGGACTGGTTTGAGGACAAGGCACGAAACTCGGCGCTTACACAGGCGCGCTGAAAGATCGCAGCGCCCTCCTCCGCGCCTGGAACGGCACCATCGCGGCCGAACAGCGACGGCATGTAGACGGTGAAGCCGGCGTCGCGAACCCAGCGCGCAAATCGCGCGACATGCGGGCTGATCCCCGGCATCTCCGTCATCACGATGACGGCCGCCCCCGTGCCGGCCACGTAGACGATCTTGGTGACGCCATCGAGCGCGATGTCGCGGCGCGTGAAGTCCTCAAGTGGATCGTCCTGCTTCATGGACCGTTTCGGCATCGGCGCAATTCCCTTTGTCGATCAATGGATGCTCAGACAGGAGCCGCGGCGCAGCGGCCGTAGATACCTACAAACGCCGTTCTCGTGACTATCGTTGCGATTTCGGAGCCACCGGTCTAGTGTCAAAAATGACATTTATTAGGCATTTTTTGACATGACAAAAGTCGCCGTTGTCGAGATCGAGGGGTGCATGGCCTCGAGCGCGGCCATCACCCACGACGTATTGGCGACCGCGAACCGGATCAGCGCTGCGAAACGCGTTCTGCCATTCAAGGTGACGACGGTGCGTTGCGGGTCCCGCCGCAGCGACGTCGATCTGCGCGGAATTGAACTCGTCATCGTTCCCGGGCTTGGCACGGCGTCGGCAGACGAGCTGAAGACGAAGTTGATGAGCCCGGCGTGCCGGCGCGCGGGCGACATGATGACCCGGGCGCACGCGACCGGAGCCATGCTCGCTGCGTCCTGCGCCAGCACCTTCTTGTTGGCAGAGGCGGGCCTGCTCGACGGTCGGCGCGCGACCACGACATGGTGGCTCGCGCCGCTGTTCCGGCAGCGCTATCCCCAAATCGAGCTCATGACGGAGCAGATGGTCGTCGCCGATTGGCCGATCGCGACCGCTGGCGCGGCCATGGCGCAGATGGACCTGATGCTCGCGATCGTCAGCCGATTTGCCGGACCAGGCCTGGCGAAAGCCTGCGCCAACTATCTCCTGCTGGATGAGCGTCGCTCCCAGGCGCCATTCATGGCGATTGCTTATCTGGCAGGCCAGGATCCCAGGATTGCCAAGGCCGAGAAGTGGGTGCGCGACAACATCGCGCGTGACTTTGCGATCGAGGAGCTGGCCGCAGCCGTCGCGCTGGCACCGCGGACATTTGCCCGGCGAATTGCGGCGACCTGCGGCATATCACCGATTCAGTTCGTGCAGCGGATCAGGCTGGAGACAGCGCGCTTCCTGCTTGAGACCACGCGCCTGTCGGTCGAGCAGATCGCGCGGCAGGTCGGATATGCGGAGCCTTCCACGCTTCGCCGGCTGATCCGGCGCGATACGAAACATCCGCCCGGACATTTCCGCCCTGTCGCTTGAGCATCTCCCTCGCCCGCGACTCGCCAGTCTCAGTGGCCCAGTATCGCCTTCACCTCGAGATATTCTTCAAATCCGAAGATACCGAATTCGCGCCCATTGCCGGACTGCTTGTAGCCGCCAAACGGCAGGCTGCGGTCGAACGGAGCACCGTTGAGGTAGACGCGCCCTGCGCGGATGCGGTTGGCGATGGTGCGAGCTCGGTCCGCATTCCTGGACTGCACGAAGCCCGCCAAGCCGAACGGCGTGTCATTGGCGATTTCGATCGCCTCCTCCTCGCTATCATAACTCATGATCGACAGCACCGGGCCGAAGATCTCCTCACGTGCAATCTTCATCTGCGGCGTCACGTCGCCGAAGACGGTCGGACGAACATAGTATCCGCGGTTGATTTCGGCAGGCCGACCAGTTCCGCCCGCCACCAGCGTCGCCCCCTGATCAACGCCGGACTGAATAAGATCCTGAACTTTCTGAAACTGCGCCTGGCTCACCAGCGGCCCCATCGTGGATGCGGGATCGAGCGGGTCTCCCAGGCGAATGCTGTCGACCGCCTCGCGCGCCGCCTCGAATGCCGCATCCCGCTGCGCGCGTGGAATCAGCAAGCGCGTGGGAGATTGGCAGTTCTGGCCGGCATTGGTGTAACAGGCGTGAACGCCCTGGATCACGGCCGCTTTCAGATCAGCATCGGCAAGGATGATGTTGGCGGACTTGCCACCCAGCTCCTGCGCGACGCGCTTGACCGTATCCGCCGCAAGCTTGGCCACCCTTACGCCAGCCGCCGTCGATCCGGTGAACGACACCATGTCGATTTCGGGATGGGCGGCGATCGCCTCGCCCACTGTGGGACCGTCGCCGTTGACGAGATTGAAGACGCCCGCCGGCACGCCAGCGGCGTCGACGATCTCGGCGAACAGCATCGCGCTGAGCGGCGCGATCTCGCTTGGTTTCAGGACGACCGTGCAGCCGGCTGCGAGCGCGGGTGCGACCTTGGACGCGACCTGGTTCAGCGGCCAATTCCACGGCGTGATCAGTCCACAGACGCCGATCGGTTCACGGCGGATGATCCCGTTCCCCATCCGCTCCTCAAACCGGTAGCGTGCAAGCACGCGCGCCGCTTCCTCGAAATGAAACAGCGCGACGGTTGCCTGACGCTCCGTCGCAAACGTGATCGGCGCGCCCATTTCGAGGGTCATCATCCGCGCCAGTTCCGGCAGGCGCGTTCTAAAACCCTCGATGACCTTCTGAAGCCAGGACAGACGTTCTTCGACGCTGGTTTTGGAATAGGTGGCAAAAGCGCGGCGGGCTGCCTTGGCGGCCCGATCCACATCCGGACGGGAGCCCAGGCTGATCTGCGCGAAGATCTCTTCGGTTGCAGGATTGACGATTCCAAGCGTTGACGGCGCGGCCGGATCCACCCAGGCGCCTTCGATATAGAATTTCAGTTTTTCCATTGTTCTCTTTTCATGATGTCCGCACAGCGGCGGAGTTGCTCCGTCAGAGGTGCCTGCCCTCATCCACCGGCACCACAATTCCCGTCGAACTGGTGAGGTTGACGATGCAGGCAACTACCGCCCTTGCGACATCGTCAGGCGTGGTGAGGTGAGCCAACGGCAGTTTCACGGCGGTCTTCTGCAACTGTTCACGGGTCCGGCCGGCGACAAAATCCGTGTCCACGCCGGCTGGCGAGACGGAGAAGACGCGGATCCGCGGCGCAAGCACTTTCGCGAGCGCGATCGTCAGCGCGTCGACACCCGCCTTTGCAGCCAGATAGGCCAGGCTGCTGCCCAGACCCGTGCGAGCCGCGATGGACGAGATGTTCACGATCACTGACCCGCTGCCGCGCTCCAGCAAGGGACGGAAGGCGCGAACCATGGCGAATGGCCCGCGCAGATTGAGCGTAACGGTCCGGTCGAAGATATCGTTCGTCAACGCTTCCAGATCAGCGGCGGGCACGGGCGTCGTGGCGCCCCCACAATTGACCAACGCATCGAGCCGCCCGTACTGCTTGTCCACGGCCGCCGCGGCCTCGGAGATGGAAGTCGGATCGTCGATCGCGATCCGCATGGCGACGTGTCGGCTGCCTTGCAGCCCATCGATCACTTCTTCGGCCAGTGAACGGCGGCTGTTGTAGCCGACCACGACAGCAGACCCCATGGCGGCAAGGCGCGCCGCCGTCGCCTTGCCGATGCCGCTGTTACCGCCTGTGACGAGGACAACCTTCGGGATCGACAGCGCAGGAATTTCAATAGCAGTCATCTATGGCGATCTCGCTTTACTGCATCGCGATCTTTGCCGCCTCGATCACGGGCCGCCATTTGTCGCGTTCGCCATCGATGAACGCCTTGAGGTCTTGCGGCGCGCCTCCGACGCCTTGCAGCGAATTTTGTTCGAGGATGGTCTTGCCCTTGTCGCTCTTCAGAAAGGCATTCACCGCCTTATTAACCTTCATCACGATCTCAGGCGGTGTACCGGTTGGAGCCACGATCGCGTACCATGCGGTCGCCTCGAAGCCCTTGAATCCCGCTTCCTGCACGGTAGGTACATCGGGCAGTTGCGCGACGCGCTGGCTCGTCGTCACTGCAAGCGCGCGGATCTTGCGGTCGGCTAGCAGCGGCAGATAGGTCGGCATGAAATCCATGGCGACGTTGACTTGCCCGCCCAAGAGGTCCGTGATCAGCGGGGCGGACCCGCGATAGGGTACATGTGTCATCTCGACGCCGGCAAACTGCTGGATCAGCGCCGAGGTAATGTGTCCGAGCGTGCCGTTGCCGGGATGGCCGACATTGACCTTGCCCGGGTTCTGTTTGGCATAGGCGATCAGGTCGGGAAGCGTCTTCGCTGGAAAGTCTGACGTCGCCGTGATGATCATTGGAGACTTGGCGACGAGCACAACCGGCGTGAAATCTCGCTCGGAGTCGTAAGCCAGGCCCTTGTACATGAGCTTGTTGAGTGCGATCGGCGCCGGCGTCCCGAACAGCCAGGTATGGCCATCTGCAGCCGCTTTGGCGACAGCCGCCCCACCGAGATTACCGCCTGCCCCCGCACGGTTTTCGACGATGAACTGCTTGCCGAAGTCTTCGCTCAGCGCATGGGCAACGGCGCGCGCCAACGAGTCAACGGCGGCGCCAGCCGGGAACGGCACGATCATGGTGACAGGCCGGCTCGGCCACTCCTGGGCTGCGGCGCGGTGACATGGTGCAATCGCAAGCGCAAGACCTATGAGGCCGAATGAGAGCAGGCGCATGTTTCCTCCCGAGCTGTGCGCAGGTCCTGCGTGGGCACCAGCGCTTATTCTTCGGCAAACTTGTCCAGGCCCTTGCGGCCCAGCCATTTGGACAGTTCGTCCGCAACGGCTTCATTGTTGAGATCGGCAAAGGCGATATGCGTGTTGCCGCGCAGACCCGCATCGGGAAGCAGCAGAACTTCGCAATCTCCGCCGTGACGATTGACGATATCGCAGAAGGTCCGTGCCACCTTGACCGAGGCGGCCCAGATCGGACGTGTCTCGGTGTAGTCGCCGAATACTATCTGGATCGGAAACTTGGTCAGCTTCTTGAACTCGACGAGCGGCACGGAATTGGGACCGTACGGGGCATCCGGCTTCGGCTCGGGCCCCTCGCCCACCGGAAAGACGAAGCCAGGCGTTTCGTAAGCGACGATGCCCTTCATGTTGTCGCTCTTTGCCTTGAGTGCCGACAACAGCGCGCGCCAGCCGCCCGCGGAATTGGTGACGGCAATCACGGGACCGATCTTGTCGATGGCCTGGCCGCCGGCCTCCGCCTGCAACAGTGCATTCTCGAGCGTATCGAACTCGTCGTAACGGGCGCGCGTCGCCTGATTCCAGGCTTCCTTGTCGGCCGTCGGAAACTGCAGGCCCGGATGCCAATTGAGATAGGTCAGGCCGAAACGCCAGGCGGCAAAGTTGCGCTGATCGAAATAATCCGGCGTGTAGGTGATCGGCTCGCAACTCCAGTTCGCGCGACCGACGCGCGGGCCGTCCCACAGGTAAACAGGATAGCCCTTGCGCAAAAAGATACTCTTGTAGCCTTCGCCGCCGTCCCAGCGGTTCTCCCACACCTTGGTGCTGGAGCTGTGCCACATGATCAGGCCGACGCTACGCCTTTTCGCGGGGATGAAGTATTCGACATAACCATGGTCGCAGGAGAGTGTCTGGCTGGGATCGCCGGGCTTGGCAACGACCTTGCCGCCCACTTCATACGCGCCCGTCGATTCCAGGATGATCGGCGGCTTCGGCGGCTTGCGCTGCTCTTCCGCGGCTGCGGTATGGCTTGTTCCCATGAACAGCAATGCCGCCACGAATGGCATGGCTCGCGCCCCGATGCGGTCTATCAGCGCGTCACCGTCGCGATCTACCCGTTCCATGCTGACTTCCTCCCCTTAAGCGAACGCCGCTTTTCGCGGTCTTTGGGCTTGTCCCGCTAAGCGGCGTCTTGCGCGGTCGACTGCATCACCGGAAGGTTCAGAAACCGTGCCGCGTTGCCGCTGATGAGTTTTTTGATCGCAGGCCGCGGCATCTGCAGATCGAGCAGTATCTGGGTGATGCTGCGGAAGCCGTCGACCGGACGCTGCGACCCCTGCAGTCCGAGATCGGACGACAGAATCGTGTTGTCGACGCCAGCCACCTCGATCAAGTGCGCGAGATTATCCGCGCTGTACTTTAAGGATTTGCCTTCGATGAACATGCAGATCGAATGCTCCATCTTGACACCTCGCGCGACGAGCTGGCGGATATCGGTGTCATTGCAGCCGACGATGTAGGTCGGATGGTTGACCATCATCTTCTTGACGCCGCGTCGCGCCGCCTCATCGAACAGGATGTGCAATTCGCTGGCCGGCAGGTGGCCGCCGGCCAGGATAATGTCCGCCTCGGCAATGAGATCGATGACTTTTTTGGTGTCGTCCGTGAGCTTGCCATTGGCGTCGAGCGCGGAAAGCGGGATCGGTTCGAGCATCTT contains:
- a CDS encoding dienelactone hydrolase family protein, with translation MPKRSMKQDDPLEDFTRRDIALDGVTKIVYVAGTGAAVIVMTEMPGISPHVARFARWVRDAGFTVYMPSLFGRDGAVPGAEEGAAIFQRACVSAEFRALSSNQSSPVTKWLRSLARLAHGECGGPGVGAIGMCFTGNFALTMMLEPSMLAPVLSQPSLPLNDPAGIEIAPDEVRAVRERMEREDLTVMAYRFAGDKFCMEQRFAAYVEALGDRFIGRVLPDSAANTDLAPFFARHVTTPHSVVTAHLIDEAGQPTIAARDEILAFFRHRLVPSRSGRG
- a CDS encoding GlxA family transcriptional regulator, which produces MTKVAVVEIEGCMASSAAITHDVLATANRISAAKRVLPFKVTTVRCGSRRSDVDLRGIELVIVPGLGTASADELKTKLMSPACRRAGDMMTRAHATGAMLAASCASTFLLAEAGLLDGRRATTTWWLAPLFRQRYPQIELMTEQMVVADWPIATAGAAMAQMDLMLAIVSRFAGPGLAKACANYLLLDERRSQAPFMAIAYLAGQDPRIAKAEKWVRDNIARDFAIEELAAAVALAPRTFARRIAATCGISPIQFVQRIRLETARFLLETTRLSVEQIARQVGYAEPSTLRRLIRRDTKHPPGHFRPVA
- a CDS encoding aldehyde dehydrogenase family protein; this encodes MEKLKFYIEGAWVDPAAPSTLGIVNPATEEIFAQISLGSRPDVDRAAKAARRAFATYSKTSVEERLSWLQKVIEGFRTRLPELARMMTLEMGAPITFATERQATVALFHFEEAARVLARYRFEERMGNGIIRREPIGVCGLITPWNWPLNQVASKVAPALAAGCTVVLKPSEIAPLSAMLFAEIVDAAGVPAGVFNLVNGDGPTVGEAIAAHPEIDMVSFTGSTAAGVRVAKLAADTVKRVAQELGGKSANIILADADLKAAVIQGVHACYTNAGQNCQSPTRLLIPRAQRDAAFEAAREAVDSIRLGDPLDPASTMGPLVSQAQFQKVQDLIQSGVDQGATLVAGGTGRPAEINRGYYVRPTVFGDVTPQMKIAREEIFGPVLSIMSYDSEEEAIEIANDTPFGLAGFVQSRNADRARTIANRIRAGRVYLNGAPFDRSLPFGGYKQSGNGREFGIFGFEEYLEVKAILGH
- a CDS encoding SDR family NAD(P)-dependent oxidoreductase, producing MTAIEIPALSIPKVVLVTGGNSGIGKATAARLAAMGSAVVVGYNSRRSLAEEVIDGLQGSRHVAMRIAIDDPTSISEAAAAVDKQYGRLDALVNCGGATTPVPAADLEALTNDIFDRTVTLNLRGPFAMVRAFRPLLERGSGSVIVNISSIAARTGLGSSLAYLAAKAGVDALTIALAKVLAPRIRVFSVSPAGVDTDFVAGRTREQLQKTAVKLPLAHLTTPDDVARAVVACIVNLTSSTGIVVPVDEGRHL
- a CDS encoding Bug family tripartite tricarboxylate transporter substrate binding protein, with product MRLLSFGLIGLALAIAPCHRAAAQEWPSRPVTMIVPFPAGAAVDSLARAVAHALSEDFGKQFIVENRAGAGGNLGGAAVAKAAADGHTWLFGTPAPIALNKLMYKGLAYDSERDFTPVVLVAKSPMIITATSDFPAKTLPDLIAYAKQNPGKVNVGHPGNGTLGHITSALIQQFAGVEMTHVPYRGSAPLITDLLGGQVNVAMDFMPTYLPLLADRKIRALAVTTSQRVAQLPDVPTVQEAGFKGFEATAWYAIVAPTGTPPEIVMKVNKAVNAFLKSDKGKTILEQNSLQGVGGAPQDLKAFIDGERDKWRPVIEAAKIAMQ
- a CDS encoding alpha/beta hydrolase, whose product is MERVDRDGDALIDRIGARAMPFVAALLFMGTSHTAAAEEQRKPPKPPIILESTGAYEVGGKVVAKPGDPSQTLSCDHGYVEYFIPAKRRSVGLIMWHSSSTKVWENRWDGGEGYKSIFLRKGYPVYLWDGPRVGRANWSCEPITYTPDYFDQRNFAAWRFGLTYLNWHPGLQFPTADKEAWNQATRARYDEFDTLENALLQAEAGGQAIDKIGPVIAVTNSAGGWRALLSALKAKSDNMKGIVAYETPGFVFPVGEGPEPKPDAPYGPNSVPLVEFKKLTKFPIQIVFGDYTETRPIWAASVKVARTFCDIVNRHGGDCEVLLLPDAGLRGNTHIAFADLNNEAVADELSKWLGRKGLDKFAEE
- a CDS encoding DUF6282 family protein; the protein is MADKQVSYPHTVPLPPLSRAAEVAELLVGAIDLHCHSGPAAMPRILDHHEELLDAAEAKFRAVLYKDHFYAGMAHAILLEKLFPETNVKLFSGIVLNNASGGINPHAVDHTIKLGGKIVWMPTLSAANHIEAMAAGNSTFPKTSQKMLEPIPLSALDANGKLTDDTKKVIDLIAEADIILAGGHLPASELHILFDEAARRGVKKMMVNHPTYIVGCNDTDIRQLVARGVKMEHSICMFIEGKSLKYSADNLAHLIEVAGVDNTILSSDLGLQGSQRPVDGFRSITQILLDLQMPRPAIKKLISGNAARFLNLPVMQSTAQDAA